The following nucleotide sequence is from Coffea eugenioides isolate CCC68of chromosome 10, Ceug_1.0, whole genome shotgun sequence.
TAATTGAAAAATCATTCACTTCCAGACTGGCCAGAGGAATTTCTTTGCCTCTTTCCTGAAAATGATATATGTACTTACGTGAAGGATAAGGGATGCTCGAAAGTCTTTGTTACTAGTTCAACTAGACGAATAAATATCTCTTGCCTTTTCCTAGGATAAGAATAGATAGATGCAGGAAAGACTTGATCCCTGATTATCTATATGCATTTAAAATgatatttgaaattgatttaGATTTTAATATGGTATAGTCACAGGTGGCGTCTTAAATTCCAAATTAGAAGTTGTAAACAATTAACTAAAAAGGTAATTAGTTTTGTTACAAACCTGATTTAGTTATCTCCATCGACTGGATTTGGATCGCTTGACGGACGGCCTTTGTAGTCCACGCTTCCTTCAACGATGTCGAGGAGTTTCAATGGCCTCCGTGGCTGTAGAGACGGCGGCCATGATTCAAGTCTCCAGCCAGCCAGCCCACGGAGGTGCAGTTTTCACCTGCGTGTGGAGCTAGCTGGAgttttttcatttgtttttttggctgttggtttaatttttttcacttGTTATTGTTTCAAATGGTAAGCTGGATGTTGAATTTGAATCGTGCCACAGAATTTGTGGTGTTTGCGTGCTAACTATTACTTTTTATTCGTTGAGCTTTTAGAAGTTAAATTGACTTTAATTCACTTTACTCGACCTCGAATTCAATCAAGTCTAGCCTAATCGAATTCAATTAAACTTAATTGAACTCACCTAATAAAAATctatattttacatataattctaaaaaaaatttataatcaacatttcacaataataaataaaaatataatataaataaattatatatatatatatatatatatatggaggAAGGATGAATTAAATAGTGCCAAAGGAGGGAATAAGTTTTGGATTCAACACCTTCCACTTatatactaatatatatattgaaagcTCATGAGTTTTTTTGACCGAACTACTCGAGCTGGTGATTTGTTGTCACGCACCCCCAATGATGATTTTATTTGTATTGAACTTTGCCCTTTTTGGTGTGAATTGAACTTTGTGTTATTTGTTTTGTCATATATATATCCATCATATATCCATCAACCCCAGAAGGGAAAAAATGACAGAAGACAAACTTAACGATATGTTATTTGTAGAGGTAGGTTGGACTTTGTGTTATTTGGTTTGTCGTGAATCTAGCAACccataaaggaaagaaaaaagacaaaGTTGAATATTCATTCTTAGACTTGAGAAGTACTTAAAAGTCATTTCACCTTTACGCTCATTAGTTGCTTTCACTTAAGTTGAATGCAATGGCTGGGCTTGAACTTGCAACTTCTGCCTTAATAAGGCGATGTTATGACCAACTTCTGCCTTAATAAGGCGATGTTATGACCAATTGATGTGACAAATCCCATCttataaattatttttgatATGTCAATTCAATATAAAATTTTCCCCTTTTCCTCTGTGTTCTTCAATTACCGTTACAAAACTAACAATTAAATTTCTTAATAATGATGACTAGCCAATATTTGTCTTATTTTGCCACTTTGATAATTGCCCAAGAATTCGGCAATTAGCCAAACGGTACATGAGTTGGTTTTAGAACGTCGTGAGACAAGCATTAGGCATTCTAGCCTAGCCTTGCTGCACAGGACGAAGCATTAGGCAGACACTAGGCGGGCTTCTCTTTTTCTACACTCTTGGCGGTTCCTTCTTTGAAGAAGCACAAGCAATATATATTCCTGTTTACATACACTTGCCTTAGAagtatcaaaaatattttgacatGTTAGACCCTAACTAAATGTTTACTGAGAAACAGAAGAGATAACTGTAGTGTTTAGCTAActttttttagtcaattttgtaGCGAGTTAACTGATGCCGATTAATTTACGTTTGCCAAATTTTAATAATTCAGTCCTCTACCCGAACAATGTCGAAATCAAGTCGAATCAGTAAAACTCACCAAGGTCATTATGTTCTAACGCTGtcatcttcattttttcttccgTTTCAACAAAAATAACTTGAACTAAAAAGGAGAACTTATTTAATAATATATCACTTTATGCTCACACATATAATACAGATTTATGATATTATCATATCAATCTTTGCAATGCCCTGTGCATACATAGCACAAAAGTCATGCTAGTAGAATTTAGGACAAATCCATGGATCCTTTCGAGTTGTCTCAAGAAAACTGTGCCTCAAGAGCGTCAATGACTTTCTTGTCAACTTGGAATGCCTTAGTAAGAACACCTAGAGAAATGGGGGGCTCTGTTCCAAAGACTACATTTGCAATAGTATTGACCCCTGGATTTTGGCTGCTAAAACCGGAAAATGCAAGAGCCTTCGTCTTCCCAAGATTTTGTATGAAGTGAACCAGACCTTGTGGGAACACAAAAACATCTCCTGGATTCAAGACTTTGGTAAAAAGGCGATTTTTCATGTTATTTGGTGGATTTGAAGTGACGAAACTAGCAGCCAGAGTGCCCTCTACCGCAAATATGACCTCGGTTGCACGCGGATGAGTATGGGGTGTGTTTACACCATAAGGAGCGAAGTCGATACGAGCTAGGGAAATTCCGAAAGTGTTGAGCCCTGGCAGATTGTTGACAAGCACACGAGTGACATTAGAACCCACTGGATTGTTTGTATTTCCAGGTATGTTGAATCCCTGGAAGAAGAAATCGTTGGCATTCACAACCTTTGGATCCTTACAAATCTTTCCGTTCACAAACACTGCATTCAAAAAACTAGCTGTTAATAATGTGATAATGCGGAGAAAACGAACCCACATTGCTTTTTGCATGTCTTACTAGGTATCATGCACAATGTAgtgaaaaattaaataaagaaagagaTAACTAAATGTCAAGGCAAACATGACAGGACACGAAAATCGTACTTAGAATAAAGAAACATGTTTCGCTACATTTTCTGCTAGTTAGAAGGAATTACCAGCAGCTTTGGGATCATTGATTGCAACACAAAAATCCTGCAGAGGGCTAGGATCAGAAGCGATGGCAAGGGATGAAAGTAGTGCCATTGCCGCTATGGTTATCAGGAACGGAGCTCCCATGGTAATTGTGGACGAGATCTAGTATTTCTTATGCTAACTCTTCCGTTGATGGTTCGAGGAATTTGGGCAAAGATTTGAAACTATATATAGGCATATTTCATTTGACAATAGTTTATCTCTATCACATGAAGACACTTACACCTGATTGACAGCTAGGCCTACAGGTTAGGTTGGTGGCTTTTTATACTTAAATATTAAGTCGGTGAACTTTTAGCtgaactttctttttttctcaacAACTCTTAGctgaactttcttttttttgctcTATATTTTTCCGGAATCATTTTTTTCTCAATGTTATACCCCAACAAATCTGATAATTTTTCTCCATGGCTGATCCCTTACTGGAAAATGTTATACTTCTGATTGGTtgcatttttgtcattaattttatgattattttcctcttttattttaccaaatattattttaattgatgaaTTCTACTCATATTTGGTTACTGGTGCTAATTGTAAGAAATGGAGCAAAACGTGGTTAAAAGGGGTAATTTTCTAAGAATTACTGTCAGGTCCAGAGAAGCCGAGATTTGTGCGTGGTAGTTTCCTAATTCAAGTCGAAGACTTACGAAACATGTTTCCAATTACAATTGGGAAACTATTTAAATTATCTTTTATCAATTTAGGAATTATCTTTTTCTTAGGAAAATTAGGAAGTTTATCTTATTTTCAAAGCTACAAAATAGGAAGGAAATTACGACTACTAGGAGTACTTGTGAAACTACGATTTGGCCGTCTCTTAGACTATTTAGGGGATTGATTAGTTTCGGCAAAGAGGGGAGGTACGACTGCCGCTTGGACTTTTGGCCAATCTTTTGTTTTCTCTAGTTTTTCTCTTATCAAAGACTAATGTGGCTGGCTTTGGAAAAATGGTGTGAATTGCTTCAATTGGCTATGCGCAACTAAGTTCCttttctagtcgaaggtcaatttgaAAACTCGGTTCAaaaaatctgtgagatcgaattattttacttatttcttttattcattggtagtcgtgctttttttatttaattttttatgattgttttgttatttgaatgtcaagggtccgatgtttgaattaatctaataATCTACTGCCAAATTAATCAGTTAAattcgtaattgtttgattgattagtaccagtggcgactagcgtgattagTCCCATGTTAGgaaaacgtatgatctaatttaaataaaccctcgtagcgtgtttgttggttagagtttgacttttctaattcttaatacAATTGAAGAATTGAATCCTACAGTCGTACTTAGGGTTATTTTTTGATTAGgaaaatagttaacggtcgtactttgactatcgaaaaagtaaggaagagtTGATTGTTTATCGCATATAtggcaactataaccaatctatttatgagtaattgaattatctttgcatcaatgatcagttgaatagaccgtgtctgaaaagttgcacctttggctagagtcgtatCTATTGTTGATTAATTCCtgtttattttcttgagttgctttaatttagttaattagttatttttatattttttataacaATCCCCCATATTTTGAACTTGAGGAGAAACAAATTTCCCCAATCCCTAttgattcgaccctgcttaccactatatacaaaatttatactttatttgagcaggtatttattattatataGCCTCGACAACCTGTCAACTTCCATTGACACTTTAGCTTCTTTTAATTAAATTGGTTTGGGCAGATAGCGTACGATTTAACAATGGCGCGCATGTTTTTGCAAGAAATTTTCTGCCACTCGATTTTTATGGGAGCATGTTGCACCAAAATTTTAACCCTATATCTTCTTATGGCTAACATTCTGAGCATTCAATATTGGTTTTTCCCCTTCTGTTCCtatgtaaagtaaaaaaaaaaaaaagaacaagaaaggTATATACTAATTTGAACGGTCCCCTATCAGTGCTAATTTCTTGATTAGAGTTCTATTTTAATGGCAAAAAGTTTGAAAAGTTCATGATGTAATTCTTGAATTCCTCGTAAGGTCTTCTAACGGTACACCTTAGAGAGCCCTGATTGATGCTTAATTTTACATTCTTTTTGAGGGATATTATTGAAAACAGGTATAATTTTATTAGTGAAAACAGACTACTATTACAAAAACTTATTTTTATTTAAGCCGctcaaaaaaaattcttttaaatgTACCACTCTATTTCCTCTTCGTTTTTTGCAGTCAACTGTCGCCGGTGAATGATttggtacttttttttttaaccttccATACTTTTGAACCGTTCAACGAAAATAATTCCCGGGAAGAATAGTGTCGAAAATAATAGAGAATTAGCTATGAGAAGCAGCCAGAAATTCAATCTTATCTTTTTCAGATTTAGATCCTCTAACAAAATATTGTTTTTTGTTCAATAAAAGTTTGAATGGATTCGAATCCTCTAACTAAATAAACTTAATCAGACATGCAATAATAAATTAGATCATTAATTTGATCCAAACTCAAAAAGGTTTTGTGATAAAAAGGTAGTATCCCAAGCCATTGAAATTTTCCACATCACCTAGTCAAACCTTATTAATTGTTTCTAGAAGTGAAGCAGTTAATATCAATGTTTTCAGTACCAGATCGGACCAGCCGGTTCGACCGATTGAACTACGAACCGGACATGCCACCGGTCCGGTCCAATGCTAAAGCCGGAAGTTCATGGAAAACCGTTAAAAACCGGACGAACCGTTAAAAACGTTCGAACCGTAAACCGACGGTTTTTAAAAATTCTTCAACAAAGTATCAAAAATGATGCAGCTCCGATTCGAACCTTTCGAACAGTAAACCGACGGTTTTTAAAAATTCTTCAACAAAGTATCATCAAGAATGATGCAGCTCTGATTCAAACCTGGGTCTCCAGGTTTACATATGACAATCTTACTGCTAGACCACAGTTGAGTTTGTTGAATATTCTATTTGActaataaatatattaaaacatcaagtATAAAAAAAGCAAAGTGCATTAGTGCAGACGaacttttctaaattttctttccatcattttttttctcggCTTCATCAGGCGGCGCTCTTTAGTTCttctcttgattttttttttcaattttttcttcttaaccattttaaacccaaatatccacaacaagattttctcaagtcttcaccattattatcaggttattatctttagcagattgtaaacaagttggaaatttcaacttttcttgttttccatcatcttggtaagtttaatttttctcttttcaaggttttttttctatattattatctttagatgatttttttgcattttcttctttttccccccaaTTTTCATCTGTTtctctaatttttgtttttatttttatttgattaattaatgatgaaatttttgcaaaagtagcGCACCTCcgtgtaggaattgggtaggaattacaaataataacattgggCTAGTAAAAAATATAGTAGTTGGCACATAATCGAAGCTATTgatcattgaatttaaaataattaatggtataggatcattgaatctaatataacatgttaattagtgatgtttagtagcaattaattttttatgtgtttaactatatatttgtttttcaaaaatttttagttttttttttagtttgagcaattagatttatatttttataataaaattttaactttttgaagttaagttgatgaaattgtgaaggtgtTTTTGATGCTTATCATGTCACTGATGGAAGTTTGTTATTCAAATGGTTTGTCTTGA
It contains:
- the LOC113749460 gene encoding germin-like protein subfamily 1 member 14; protein product: MGAPFLITIAAMALLSSLAIASDPSPLQDFCVAINDPKAAVFVNGKICKDPKVVNANDFFFQGFNIPGNTNNPVGSNVTRVLVNNLPGLNTFGISLARIDFAPYGVNTPHTHPRATEVIFAVEGTLAASFVTSNPPNNMKNRLFTKVLNPGDVFVFPQGLVHFIQNLGKTKALAFSGFSSQNPGVNTIANVVFGTEPPISLGVLTKAFQVDKKVIDALEAQFS